From the genome of Chionomys nivalis chromosome 19, mChiNiv1.1, whole genome shotgun sequence, one region includes:
- the LOC130861994 gene encoding sperm motility kinase-like, which yields MMASPQEEDILKKNYKFLSSLGCGAFGEVILAQHLPTKTQVAIKVLEKEYNDVEYIDSEVAIHKSLHHRNIIQFFHAINTLRTTYLVMEYLEGKDLVMLINEVGCLTEEEARPIVNQLASAVHFLHQRLIAHRDIKLENILLGEGGKVKLCDFGLATQLVEGQMLEELWGTLPYLAPEILAGTPYDAMAGDMWSLGIVFYVLVTGHLPYVESTPEAMYHLITTTPCRIPYHLSRPCYLILARLLTGYLWFRLTSSRLVERPWLGHIQEHVIPPAKEILPKVVETMCNIGYTCEQVVSSLKDPQSNLTATINILKFKVSSGDSSLQHIIPAVSTSIPVAMKRSHSEPALLSRGESIHTHLLHTHTCPEALHYSGPEGDALATETINPATGDTTVTMMSLDSLADDSSSPDPPLNVSCIGLVNMAFTEEEESREPDVPSDQPQVVPAASGTRPLRGWKLMKKRISRALRALCCCCLPTPPGQTEVA from the coding sequence ATGATGGCCAGCCCCCAGGAAGAGGACATCCTTAAgaagaattataaatttttatcatCACTAGGTTGTGGTGCATTTGGGGAGGTGATCCTTGCCCAGCACCTTCCCACAAAAACGCAGGTGGCCATCAAGGTGCTGGAAAAAGAGTACAATGATGTGGAATACATCGATTCTGAAGTGGCCATCCATAAGTCCCTACATCACAGGAACATCATCCAGTTCTTCCACGCTATCAACACGCTGCGGACCACTTATCTGGTCATGGAATATCTGGAAGGGAAAGATCTGGTGATGCTGATCAATGAGGTGGGCTGTCTaacagaggaggaggccaggcctATAGTCAATCAGTTGGCCTCTGCTGTGCACTTCCTGCACCAAAGACTGATCGCGCACCGCGACATCAAATTAGAGAACATCCTGCTGGGTGAAGGTGGCAAAGTCAAACTTTGCGATTTTGGGTTGGCCACTCAGCTCGTAGAGGGCCAGATGCTGGAGGAGCTGTGGGGCACCTTGCCATATTTGGCCCCAGAGATCTTGGCCGGAACACCGTATGACGCTATGGCAGGGGATATGTGGAGCTTAGGGATTGTCTTCTACGTCCTGGTCACCGGACACTTGCCCTATGTAGAATCGACCCCCGAAGCTATGTACCATCTAATCACCACCACCCCGTGCCGCATTCCataccatctttccaggccctgtTATCTCATCCTGGCCAGACTGCTCACCGGTTACCTTTGGTTCCGCCTTACATCATCTCGGCTTGTGGAACGCCCTTGGCTGGGCCATATTCAGGAACACGTAATACCTCCTGCCAAGGAAATCCTCCCCAAGGTTGTGGAGACCATGTGTAACATCGGGTACACCTGTGAGCAGGTGGTATCGTCTCTaaaagacccacagtcaaacctAACGGCAACTATTAACATCCTTAAATTCAAAGTGAGCTCTGGGGATAGCAGTCTGCAACATATCATCCCTGCAGTCTCTACTAGCATCCCTGTCGCCATGAAGAGGAGCCACAGTGAACCAGCTCTGCTGTCCAGAGGGgagagcatacacacacacctgctccacacacacacctgcccggAGGCGCTGCACTATTCAGGCCCAGAAGGAGATGCATTGGCCACTGAAACCATCAACCCAGCTACAGGGGACACCACAGTCACCATGATGTCACTGGATAGCCTGGCTGATGACTCCTCATCCCCTGATCCACCTCTGAATGTCAGCTGCATAGGTCTGGTGAACATGGCCTTCACCGAAGAGGAAGAATCCAGAGAGCCAGATGTGCCCAGTGACCAGCCCCAGGTTGTACCCGCAGCCTCTGGAACCAGGCCACTCCGGGGCTGGAAGCTCATGAAAAAACGCATTTCCAGAGCACTGAGAGCACTGTGCTGCTGCTGCCTGCCCACCCCACCAGGGCAAACGGAAGTGGCATAG